The DNA window CATTCTCGCCCCGAACACCGACAGGATCAGGAACAGCATCGAATCCCTCCAGAAGGAATTCGACCTGTGGACCGTGAACCACATGAATGCCGAGCTCTCCGTCCATCTTGCCTCCACGGTAACATCCGGAAAGGGGCTGGGTGATTTCGCGCGGATAACGGATCTCCTGAGAACGGAACTCAGTTACCGGAAACATAGGCCCCACAGCACGGTGCTCGTGGCCAGCGGCAGGTGGATGACGGATGCGTTCGTGAGACCGGAAATCATAGAAGGCGCCGGGAAGGCCTGCAGCGGCTGCCACAGGAAGCCGGTTCTGGAGGGCAATGACAGTGAGGACGGGCTGTGCGAAAGATGTGCCGGCGACGTAAGGATGGGGCGTCTCCTTCCCCGCTGCGAATATATTGCATTCCACAGCGACGGCAGCGGTGAATTCGGGGTATTCGATTATTCCTTCGACCTGCGGGAACGTGCCGAAGCACGCGGGACAGAGGAACGGAAACCGTATGCCGTACTCCGTCTCAACAGTACTGACATAGAGCCGCCGGCAACAGGTTTCAAGCTCTTCGCAACCCGCATACCGACGGGAGCCGACATTCCAGAATCACACACCGAAGAAAACGCTCCGGTTACCTTTGACGGCATTGCCGGTGCATCCCGCGGTTACAGGTATCTGGGATACGTCAGATCCGATGTCGACAACATGGGAAAGATCCTGCGGGAGGGTTTTTCCGCAAGGATGTCGGTATCCAGATTCTCGACGTTTTCGAGGATGGTCGAGACCTTCTTCTCCGGATACCTCCAGGTAAAGCTGGCCCGTGATTTCAGAAAGATATATGCCGTTTTTTCAGGCGGGGATGACTGTCTGGTGCTGGGACCGTGGAACGATGCGCTGGAGTTCATCAGGGAAACCAGGGCAAAGTTCACGGCCTACTGCGCGGGAAATCCCGATCTCAGTTTTTCTGCCGGTCACTTCATGTCCGGGCCACACGAACCCCTCTCGTACTGTGCGGCGGAAGTGAACCAGGAACTTGAAAGATCAAAACAGGCAGGGAAGAACAGGATAACACTCTTCGGCACGACCGTGAGCTGGGAGGAACTGGACACGGTGCTCGCGGAAGCCTCCCGCGTCATCGGATGGACCACGACCGTACCGCCGGTCATCTCACGCAGCCTCATTCAGAACCTGCGGGCGTACGGGGAGATGGCGGAAAAATCAGGGATCTTCAGGCCAGAGTCCGCGGGCATTGACACGGGGTATCTCAGGTTCGTTCCCCTTCTCGCCCGCGATACGGCAAGGAATCTGACAAGAAAGGATCAACAGGAAGCTCTCGACTGGACCGTACGGCTGCGCCCTACGGTGGAAACGCCGGCGGGCGGCGTGAACCTGCC is part of the Syntrophorhabdaceae bacterium genome and encodes:
- the cas10 gene encoding type III-A CRISPR-associated protein Cas10/Csm1; translated protein: MEPNRKEYQAVILGALLHDIGKFVQRAQKNPKLKDHASWGGEWFQEHLSERLSPLFDEKEKETVRSAIGGHHGHEKYITLADGLSAGSDRIELEREEKGDPFTDSLISIFSEVSISPTKKKPMYHSITRFDTETIGSTFPVAESGCRPEDYARLLKLFEAEIARMDFGTVESVTEMLNFLLWKYCWCIPSAAYKSEPDVSLFDHLKTTAAIAACLYLYEHETGKPANTGTEAFLLTGGDISGIQHYIFDVLNQQGKVAKRLRARSLLVQLVSEIASHKLLHSFDLPPCNTISAAGGNFYILAPNTDRIRNSIESLQKEFDLWTVNHMNAELSVHLASTVTSGKGLGDFARITDLLRTELSYRKHRPHSTVLVASGRWMTDAFVRPEIIEGAGKACSGCHRKPVLEGNDSEDGLCERCAGDVRMGRLLPRCEYIAFHSDGSGEFGVFDYSFDLRERAEARGTEERKPYAVLRLNSTDIEPPATGFKLFATRIPTGADIPESHTEENAPVTFDGIAGASRGYRYLGYVRSDVDNMGKILREGFSARMSVSRFSTFSRMVETFFSGYLQVKLARDFRKIYAVFSGGDDCLVLGPWNDALEFIRETRAKFTAYCAGNPDLSFSAGHFMSGPHEPLSYCAAEVNQELERSKQAGKNRITLFGTTVSWEELDTVLAEASRVIGWTTTVPPVISRSLIQNLRAYGEMAEKSGIFRPESAGIDTGYLRFVPLLARDTARNLTRKDQQEALDWTVRLRPTVETPAGGVNLPFLKIIMEYVLTYTRSRL